The Astyanax mexicanus isolate ESR-SI-001 chromosome 18, AstMex3_surface, whole genome shotgun sequence DNA window CTGTTCAGAAGAAAGTTAAAGATTGCCAACAACAGTACATTTGTATCTGCTACTCTGTAAAACCTGACAAGTTAAGTAAATTTAAACGATTTGaggaaaccgattgccttaaaCCATTTAAGTTTAATAACTAAAACAATTTGagcatgatttatttatttttaacgaGTGTGAATAATGCACATAATCATTGATATATACAATTAAGTAAATCAAGCGACTTGTGCTAACCTTGTTCACGATATAATTGTTAGTTTAATTAAGTATTTTGGATTCATGTgcaagtctactcaaatcatggGTTTGGTTTTAGGTAATTTGTTCCCTCAAattaattgagtttttttttttattttttttttgttaattgtaaTACTGTGTGGAGTTGAACAAATCTTCATTCTCAAAATGATTTATTCACATAAATTAGCtgtagagtgaacagtattgagagcacagccaacaaagagttagcagctcagaaaaatgatgcttgttcttacagcctacaacacagagaccaagcagttaTTCATAATACATGAGCTACAAGTTTACCCAAGGTAGCCAGGGGAgaatcactactaggggtgggcgatatggctctaaaataatatcacgatattttagggtatttttgcgatatcgatatacttggcaatataggaaaactaaaataattcattcatttcaggaatgtagtataatagtataacagtataatcataatgtggcaaagtaaataatatagcataaaataatataaagcagcaaataatattgcagaatatttagtgcatgcatataaactgcaaacccttgtgtggtgttcgggacccgttttcatttttcatcaaatgatactaaaaaaaatatttttttctaactcaaactcattggcattgggtcatttttttgtgaaaaacatataccaaaacacattttcgataaacacacactgtacagcccCTGCCCCCCACcctttacacatttatattacatacagtatgtttggccaagggctaataaacattgcttcatttataaatttgaaacaaaacaaattttctactcatatcttgagtttaattaattttcttttacattttattaaaaaactaataaaaaacagagtagcactttttaaaagaaatgtaacataagaaaggtaaagggcaaatattaaccatgtaagctgtttatattgcttgcaatttaggtgaagcgaacatgtgtaaagcattttaatgtaaaattgcttaattttgattaattaaatacaagtaacaaagtaacaaaaatatgaacaccacacaagggttaagacagaacagccctattatcacaatatggatttttaatatcatgatatttcggtgtcacaatatattgtatacgacataatattgcccacccctaaacactacacactgatggtgagtgtcagaaactgttggacacacccagtatgcaaatagattttaCCACAAGCCGATGGAAAAGAATGGCAACAGACTAACTTGGTTAtcataagttggtttaactcaaagacctctgtttaaatgtataaaatagttGTGCCAACTCATTAAAATGAAGTATATCTGCCTTAACAGAAATGGTGTAGTATCTGGTTCTTCAAAGCAAGCTCTCGAGAGGGTAGCAGTATGTGGGCGAGCACTGTTCTGTTGGAATACTGCACCAGAGTATGCATTCAGAAAAGCAGGAGCCACTGTTTTCAGGGCATCATTAATGTAATCTTGACccaaggtgatctggcattgtacaaaaCTGCACATCATGACACCTTGTGGACGTGTGACACGTGAACACAAACTGTTCGTCTTAAACACATCGAACCACAGCCGGCTGCAAAGGATGGATTTTCACAGGACACCATTATCTgtgtctttatattttatttaattgtactttTACAGCCACACACGTTTTCCTTGCTTTGTCTGAGAGTGTGAtgagatgtgctgtgtgtgtgtgtatgtaagtctAAGAAGATTAAACCCTAGATTATTGGATTAGAATGTTCCACACACACTAACAGTTTCACTGTCTAAACGTTCTCACTCCTGAGCAGAGTGTGTGATTGTTTAGCTTCAAGTTTGGAATCTTCATCAGTCCATTATTACTACTGACTTCaggtaaaattaattttattattgctttaATTATTCTCTATAAAGGGTTATTCATATTTCCTTCTAAAATTATGTTTCAGCATTAGATATTTTCTGTTCTTTGAGCAAAGCATGGTTTAGAGACACATAGCTATACATGATCAAGTCATCAGTTCTGTAATTTAGCCATTTTGTTTTTGAAATTTCATCCAAACACTGCAGTTGGTTATGTAATTTTTTTCACTAATTGTTTTGTGCCCATACATTAACAAATTAGGaatcaaaatatatacacatgctGTGGTATACTTATTCCAGTGTGTAAAGCCCATAGCAAAATGGGCAAATGGGTCTGCGCCATTtcaatagcaacagagcttacaGATATATCTATTCTgctgggcgtggtggtctgtaagtgaggtgcattcaggttaatttctggcgtattgctgtcttggcaacggaaaacacaggcacgccactgactgattagaacgtAGACAAACGCCAACAGTCTGAAATTCATTGCTAATTTGGCAACACAGGTACACCGCACATGCTCAGTGTGagtacacacacaaggacacgcagcagtgcacaaacccaacttttctatcaacaataaacagaatacaaaataaaatatatttgctcTTCCTGAAAATAATCTGCTCACGCACCTTCATAGCGTGATTGAACAGGtcactttcctctgctgagaagaattCAACACGtcggtttatttcacattacatccaaaaaaaaaaaaaaacaacagaaaaaatggGTTTATGCCTTTGATGCATTTCAACCAAGCAAGGTGTTCTTTTTCCAACAAACACTGTGTTCCCATAGATCATTAGAATAGGGCCCTAATTGTTTATAAAATGGTTAGCAGCCACGCAGGCACAGCAAGTTTGTTAAATGAACAAACTGTTAAATCTACATTGTTAGTGTTAAAtgtgtaacatttacattaataacTGAACACTGAAAATTTTAAGTGAATAATTTagaatttcattattttttaaatacaggcaGCATAGTTTTTTTATTGAGAGTTTTCttgataaaaaatacaaataacagcCTAGGTTTTCAATATTGTCTTATTTGATTATTATAATTCTTAATTTAAAAGataagtaataataacaataatagcaaACAATTATTAACTTCACATACAAGCAACTTGAACTTTGTATGTGTTAagattttacttaatttaatttatgactGATAGCATTTGACTTCATTTACAATTATCTTACTAAAAATAATTGAATTTGTTCTTGAGAAATGTCAGATACATAATGTGATTTAAACTACAGAATTTTTCCAGCTCTGTTGTTGTGCTTATAATGATGAATGATCCATCACTTTATCAAATCAGTAATAAGAAAACATGAAAGTCAGGATTTGTGTAAAAACTGTGTAAGTGGGTTTTAGGGAATCTACTTAAGCATGTTTGGGGATCATTTGTGAAAATTTATGTGAAATAATATGTTGACCTAATAACaatataagtatgtaaataaCAACAGCAATATACAACATATTGTAAGAATTTTGTTGGTAAAAGTGAAGGTGTGTACATAGCTGATGCCTTTTAACTGGCTAAGATTACAATATATGGTTGAGCTAACACTgcataaaataaactatatatgtatatatatatatatatatgttttctcttTAGGTCACAGACATGGCTGAGGTGATTAAAAGCCTTAATCTGCTGGAGAGTCTGAAAGAGTCGATTGAGAAGAACAACATTTCTGACATAAAGGATGCAGTTGAAGACATGTTGATAAGTCGTATCAACATTGCGGTGGTGGGGGAACGAGGAAGGGAGAAAGCAGCATTCATTAATTCTCTCAGAGGACTCTGTGTTGGGGATGGAGGAGCTGCTCTCTGTCCTTCTTCTGCGGCTCCAGACGAACTGGCTGTGTTCCCGAATCCAAAGCATCCAGATTTCCGTCTATGGGATTTGCCTGCAATTCCTAGCGACCCTGCTTTTGACCCTGAGAATTACGTGGAGCGATATAAAGTAATACGTTATAATTCTGTTATCATGACCTTCACAGAAAACCCCAGTTCAAATATGGTTGCTTTCTGGAGAGAGGCACGGTCACTGCAGAAAGACACACCCTATTTTGCCTTACTGGCTTCGGATAAGGACACTGAGAAAACCTTGGACGCCAAAAAGAAGACCAGCCTGGAGCTATTAAAAGCAGAAGAATTGTCTCAGCCTAAAGTGTTTCTTGTGTGTCCCACTGCTTTGGAAAAGCTGGAGTTTCTAAAGCTGTTAGAGGTGATGCTAGGTGACCTTCCTGAGATCAGGGCTCATGCTCTTTTGTTGGCCCTGCCTACGTTTTCCAGCACCTTGGTGGCCCAGAAAAAAGATGCTTTTCAAGCCCTCGGCTGGGCAGCAGCTTCACTCTCTGCTGGGGTTTCTACTATTCCTGTGCCCCTGGTGTCTTCTGCGGTGGATGCCAGCATTGCAGTAAGGATTCTAACAAAGGCCCAAATCTCTCTTTGTCTGGATGATGAATCAGTGGACAGGTTGGCACGACAAAGAGGCAAAGATCCAGCCAAACTGAGGGAACTGCGAACCTGCCTTCTGTCTGTGGAAGTCTGCAAGAGCGAAGTGAAGAGGAGGCTTTCAGTGGCTGAGAAAGAAAACAGCACATCCACCACAAAGCTGGTAGAGCTGGCGATGCCACGCTACGCCAGATCCGTCAGCCGCTCCTTCACAGTCATGCTGCAGGCCATCAACTCTGCCATTGATGACATGAGTGCTGATGCTAATAAGATCATAGCAGTGGCAACTGGGGCTTCACAGTGACAAAAAGGGCAATTTCTTACTTTTGGTGACAGAATTGATGCTGCAATGCTGCAAATGAGTAGAAGTATGCAAATGAGATACATCAATGAGACACAAGCAGTCGTCATTTcatgcctcgactactgcaatgccctgctaactggcctcctggcctgcgtagtaaaaccactccaaatgatccagactgcagcagcacgtctgatcttcaaccaaccaaaacgggcacatgtcaccccgctgctcattgagctccattggctaccagttgatgctcgcatcaaattcaaaactcacaatcgcctacaaggtgatgacagaacaggctccttcctacctgcactcactcctgaaggcttacgctacctcccggccgctgcgctcctccactgaacgtcgcctcgctttcaTTATGATAGTTACTGACAAAATAAAGAACCAAACATTAagaacaatatgttttttttcaccaGAGATGAAATGAGAAGGATGAAGGAATACCACTCCTAATCATTCTTGCAAGCTTTTGATTGTTAATGCTTGTATAACTATAGTgtcaataaaatgtaaatgcttAAGAATGTAGGTTAAGTGCCGGGAAAACTTTGCTTGGGTATTTTTGTTTATTGGCTTTGAATAAAGACAATGTTTGACACTTTGGCTTGTTTGTCAACATTGCATCAACATTGTTTTTAACTACACAAGCTTACTGAGCCTCACAGTATTATAAAAAAATCAgactatgagttttttttttttattgtttatttaaagcggATGAAAACCTTTGTTATTTGTGAACAAATATAGTTGTCTGGGCTTTAGTTGGGCTGACCTGTCACAGTGTTTCTATCGCTGCCTTTTTTGTATGtgttagctatatatatatttttttaaacttaacaGAGTaacattattagttatattttatattattagttatatttaagtTATATTCTAATTTAACATTTTAGTGTATATAATAATGGTATAAAGTGTATATAGACATCCCAAGtagcaaaagttgatttcagggaggttagaAAAGGAATAGGAAAGACTATAGAATAGTCCAGGAACAGCAACAGCAGTGATGATAAGTGGCTGACAGAGAACAATAAAGACATAGAAGATAGAGATGATGGAGGAGATGCAGACAGTCAGGATGCAGTGAGTCAAGATGCTGAAAGTTAAGAAGATGATGAGGACCATCTGCCTGCACTTAACCCCAGAAATATGTCTGAAAAGCCCAAGACAATGACATTGATGGAGACTTGCCACCCTTTCTAGCATACAGTGCAATATGTTTTATGTTGGGTGCTTAAGCGCACATAGGCCACTGTAGTGGACATGTCTgtaactttgtaaaaaaaaaaaaaaaggtcacatttgtttttgtcaaagacacataaaaaaaatcataattcataattcatgcaTCAAAGGGCATGAGGCAACACTTTTTGGGTCTTCTAATTAGCTTTGTTGCTATGTCTTAATAACATTAGTGTAAGTTGCCctcaaaactaaactcaaaacaactTGTATTTATTAGCTTATTGCTAATAAACTTAAAGTTTTAGGAGCTGTAGGAGCAGGATCCATACTGGAAGCTGGCATGCCATCTTGTTACTGACCTGCCCCGACATGGGAAACTCGGGATTTAGCTAAAAATCGGAGTTTCCCACTGGTAAATACGGGTTTGTGGTGGCGTTCATTTGCTCTCATCTTGTAAATACAATATCTCTGACACGACTTGAAGGcagaatattatcagcctgtagcctgctgctaacctcgggtagcactgctggagcagcattagtattagctgttagccatgctaagtgctagcttttcaTTGTGCAGttgtgagtatattggactgtagtctgcatgtttaccgtgttaaaataagctacgtgggacaatcCACTAGCTAGGGTTACCGGAACCCTCAGGGATCCTCAGTGTAAAAAATGACTACTACTGTCTTTTAAAAAAACTCCTAAAAGCTCACTTGAAATGCATTACAACCCACCTCTGCTCATGTTTGTGAAGTATTACTAGTAGAGCTGCTGCAGTTCTGTAAACTGTTAGTGGTATTTGTCACTTACTGTAGAATAAACACAGCCCACAGTTCCTTCCTCTGTGGTCTCACGTCTTCAGGCAGTATGTGAACATGTTTCTGCATTCTTTCACACCTGATATCATGTtgttgtgaatgttttttttctgattttcaaagtgttttttttttacatgcacaaTGTGTCTAAAGTTTGTagacacccattgctgacacggATGTGCGAAtgcatacacactcatacacacaccttGTATTGACCCCATACAGAAGTATtcatagaataggactctctggaacatTGTCAAAAAATATCTGTTCTATTCTTGATGTATAAAGTAAAGCTAAACGTCAACCTTTATTAATAATCTGTTCTTCTGCTGCCCTCCTCAGTTCTCTTTTGGTGATTTGTACTAATATGAATCTAATATTGTCTCAATAATATTACTAACATCATCAATATATAGATATCCATCATAATCCATATAATAATTCAtactatatgcaaataaaattgtatCTGTTTTTTCCTGAATTCTCCATTAAATGTACGTTTATTTTCATGTTCAAAAGATCTCTCAATCAACATCAACAAAACAAATCAAGATTAAATTGTCATGAATTACATGCCTTTAGCAATGCCCTCAACCGGCGCCGGGCTAGCGCCATTCCAGGCTACCCAATAGGCAAAACAGAATTTCAATTTGGTACCAGGCATAGGTAAATTCTACATAGGTAGAATTTGGTACCCTACAGCTTATGGTAGTCAACTCACAATGCATATGCTGAATGTTTTCACTTTTGTAAtgattacttttattatatttacttcatatattttaatgaaaagtgttttaatattttaaaacacttttataaacATATTAACATTCATTTTAATTGTATTACATGCAACACAAAAAGGTCTAACATCAGtgcatttattaaaacatgattgAAGAGAACTGCAGAAAGTAGCTGAGACTGTGGGTGGGCTTCTGTGCACATGTTCAGGTGGAAAATATTAGCATATCTTTTTATCTTTACCAGAAATACGACTTCATTTCCTTCCTTATGTTTTTCTGTACGGGTAATCATGCATTTAGCTACAGTACTTTGGGGAGTTCTTCTTTTGTTTTACAGGGAGTTCTCCTTTTGTTGTCAAGGTGTTCTCTTGTTGTACACGTTCTCTCACTGTGATTTAGAATTGCTGAAACAATCTGTTTAAAGCTGGATTGTTTTGATTCTTTGAGTTTTACTCAAAACTAGTTTGATTGATTTGTTTTCAGTGTATATTAGAATTTTGAATTAAATGAGAATGATTTGATACTGAACAATTCAAGAAACATTTTAATGAGCAATTTGAATAATAGAAAATGCTTATTATATGTGAcggtgaatttaaaaataatattgtgaatttaaaaataatattattcctATAAAGTAAAACAGGTCAGTTTAAATGATAGAACTAGAAGGCATAGATATACTAGGTCTTGAAGACCTTGTGTTTCATACATATCTAGTTGGAATTTTAGGAACAGATAAATAAATCTGTTGGCCTCATGTCTAATGCCCCAAAATGTTGAGCCATAAAGTGTACGTTTACTGGAAAGATGatatttataggttaatgtttgagtaaaattagcattgttcttttattctataaactacagacaacatttatgctaaattccaaataaaaatatggtaatttagagcatttatttgcaaaaaatgagaaatggctgaaataacaaaaaagatgcagagctttcagacctcaaataatggaaacaaaacaaattcatattcataaagtttaaagagttcagaaatcaatatgaaataacactggtttttaatcacaattttcatgcatcttggcatgttctcctccaccagtcttacacactgcttttggataattttatgccactcctggcaaaaattcaagcagttcagtttggtttgatggcttgtgatcatccatcttcctcttgattatattccaggggttttacacttggtaaaatcaaagaaagtttctatatatatatacataatttatttaAAGGATAGCATGTTTGCAATAAATGAGACCAAATAGTTTTAATAAATGcaacatattttaaacataaaaaaaaagatttctggaTGGTAGAATGGCCTGAATAACTTGTGATGGAGTAACTAGGAATTATAAGTGGGTATTTTCACTAAATTTTATATTAcactaaattgttacactaaaaATGCTACTTTCTGTATTTCAGTTCCACAACAGCGCTTCCACACAAACCACAAACTTTACATCTAAGGAATGAGTCATTTGCAGCTGTGAGGAGCCCAGGCTGAATTTTTCATGCGTGCGCACGCCCACAGCCGAACACAACCAAAGTGCTTGGGTTAAGTTGAGTTAGAGCTGTGTGTTTAGCTGAATCTTAACCTAATAAATCAAAAGCCTAAAATACTTAATCTAATTATACACGATCTGCAGGTCACACTGCATGCACTAGAAGGATGGATGCTGAATGGTGGCTGGTTTTTCTACTCGGTGCgtattgcattttattatttaattctgaAAAAAAGGAAGTCCTGATTTAATTCTGCAATAATGGGTTAAagaaaataatacttaaatacaATGAGGGgatgtaattaattaattgaattctgaattaaaaaatatatattttgtgattACAGACTACAACTACAGACTAAATTGTGTAAATCTAATATCTTAGATTTAAGTGAGAGCAAACCAATGTAATAACAATTTTGGCCACAAGTTTTTTTGTTTCacaatattaacaataaaaaacttttttaaagtatttatatatagatatttttaaatacaaaaaaatgctgATTTCAGCTGCTCTCCCATCATCTGTGATGAGTTTGTTGGAGCTTCTGTAGCACTAGAGtccctatatgaccataaccatttattttcttttattattcatTTCTAAGTTATTTTATTAGTATAAGTGCCTTTATGGATTAtgaaatataagtataaataaaacaaatttcagtTTTTATGTAAAGAttcaaa harbors:
- the irgq2 gene encoding immunity-related GTPase family, q2; translation: MAEVIKSLNLLESLKESIEKNNISDIKDAVEDMLISRINIAVVGERGREKAAFINSLRGLCVGDGGAALCPSSAAPDELAVFPNPKHPDFRLWDLPAIPSDPAFDPENYVERYKVIRYNSVIMTFTENPSSNMVAFWREARSLQKDTPYFALLASDKDTEKTLDAKKKTSLELLKAEELSQPKVFLVCPTALEKLEFLKLLEVMLGDLPEIRAHALLLALPTFSSTLVAQKKDAFQALGWAAASLSAGVSTIPVPLVSSAVDASIAVRILTKAQISLCLDDESVDRLARQRGKDPAKLRELRTCLLSVEVCKSEVKRRLSVAEKENSTSTTKLVELAMPRYARSVSRSFTVMLQAINSAIDDMSADANKIIAVATGASQ